The Mycolicibacterium mageritense genome contains a region encoding:
- a CDS encoding SIR2 family protein yields MSVAVVDLGTFSRQWAVEGRRIAWLFGAGASASAQVPTAGRVVLDLLSRLYADAHHLVHQDLNLGDEDTRRSILAYYDGINGMPPIGDPSDYSTAFSLALPDDGPRRQYLRGLFQDRLPSYGQRVLGALIAEGFVDLGLTTNFDDLVEQAAESARAALTTSSRPRLGIAALGDPARASLALSDDDFPLLVKLHGDFREHALKNLESELQSQDAKLRQAFLDSSRRFGLAVIGYSGRDASVMTMLNDAVAIADALPGGLWWLTRDPSSALPAVAELMERADAAGVTARLVTIENFDETFASLGRTATLKPALRSHVDQLRTTARVVDAALPAIEAGDFPILRMNALPILSSPTRAL; encoded by the coding sequence TTGAGCGTTGCGGTCGTCGACCTTGGCACCTTCTCTCGCCAGTGGGCCGTAGAGGGTCGGCGGATCGCATGGCTGTTCGGTGCGGGCGCAAGTGCCTCGGCTCAAGTCCCGACCGCTGGCCGGGTCGTCCTTGATCTCCTGTCGCGGTTGTACGCCGACGCACATCACCTCGTCCACCAGGACCTGAACCTTGGCGACGAAGATACGCGGCGGTCGATCCTCGCCTACTACGACGGCATAAACGGCATGCCTCCCATCGGTGATCCCAGCGACTACAGCACCGCCTTCTCCCTGGCTCTGCCCGACGATGGGCCCCGACGTCAGTACCTCCGTGGCCTGTTCCAGGACCGTTTGCCCTCGTATGGGCAACGCGTGCTCGGCGCCCTGATCGCCGAGGGGTTCGTCGACCTCGGGCTGACGACAAACTTCGACGACCTCGTCGAGCAGGCGGCCGAGAGTGCGCGAGCGGCGCTCACAACCTCGTCGCGTCCGCGCCTGGGGATCGCAGCGCTTGGTGATCCTGCGCGGGCCAGTCTCGCGCTGAGTGACGATGACTTCCCCCTGCTAGTCAAGCTGCACGGCGACTTTCGCGAGCACGCACTGAAGAACCTCGAAAGTGAGCTTCAATCACAAGACGCCAAGCTGCGTCAGGCGTTCCTCGACAGCAGCCGTCGGTTCGGCCTGGCCGTCATCGGGTACAGCGGCCGGGACGCCAGCGTGATGACGATGCTCAACGACGCCGTCGCAATCGCTGACGCGCTTCCCGGCGGGCTGTGGTGGCTGACGCGCGACCCGAGCAGTGCACTGCCAGCGGTCGCCGAGTTGATGGAACGGGCCGATGCGGCCGGAGTGACGGCTCGCTTGGTCACCATCGAGAACTTCGATGAGACGTTCGCAAGTCTCGGCAGGACAGCCACCCTCAAACCGGCTCTGCGCTCGCACGTCGATCAGCTGCGTACGACTGCGCGCGTCGTGGACGCCGCCCTCCCAGCCATCGAGGCCGGCGACTTCCCGATCTTGCGTATGAATGCGCTGCCGATCCTGAGTTCGCCGACCCGCGCCCTTTAG
- a CDS encoding site-specific integrase encodes MNRWLRELPSSGATSPATWLRYGRILRDWARFLTEHGIGVFDNRERLRTGLSGYAAYRAVGPVKARFEATTWNQHVSVLASFYRWATAEGYAASEPFSYGVALNSYADKLLLRQKNSATRRVPKPHVSIKYLAVDFADLLIRGLAGLDRDGGPSKFRGHHLARNGAVGRLALSTGLRAAEFSSLLVWEIPALPQRPQRFPIPFPVPAGVTKGTKFRTTWIEYDALVEVHRYIELDRAVNVEGSLWKPVHKRAVDGDRAGSPGRPR; translated from the coding sequence ATGAACAGGTGGTTGAGAGAGCTACCTTCGAGCGGGGCGACCTCACCGGCCACGTGGCTTCGGTACGGACGGATTCTGCGAGACTGGGCGCGCTTCTTGACCGAGCACGGAATCGGTGTCTTCGATAACCGGGAGCGGTTGCGCACTGGGCTGAGTGGCTACGCTGCGTATCGAGCGGTGGGTCCTGTTAAAGCCCGCTTCGAGGCGACGACGTGGAATCAGCACGTGAGCGTGTTGGCGTCGTTCTATCGGTGGGCGACGGCGGAGGGCTACGCGGCTAGCGAACCGTTCTCCTACGGCGTGGCACTCAATTCGTATGCGGACAAATTGTTGTTGCGCCAGAAAAATTCTGCCACTCGGCGCGTCCCCAAACCGCACGTGTCGATCAAGTACTTGGCTGTGGATTTCGCTGACTTGCTCATCCGCGGATTGGCAGGACTTGACCGTGACGGCGGTCCGTCAAAATTTCGTGGCCACCATTTGGCCCGCAATGGTGCTGTTGGCCGACTTGCGTTGTCGACGGGGTTGCGGGCCGCCGAGTTCTCATCATTGCTGGTGTGGGAAATTCCCGCTCTACCGCAACGGCCACAACGGTTTCCGATTCCGTTCCCTGTTCCCGCGGGGGTGACCAAGGGCACCAAGTTCCGCACGACCTGGATCGAGTATGACGCGTTGGTGGAAGTGCATCGCTACATCGAGCTGGACCGGGCGGTCAACGTGGAGGGCTCGTTGTGGAAACCGGTGCATAAGCGAGCCGTTGATGGTGACCGAGCCGGATCACCGGGGCGGCCGCGTTAA
- a CDS encoding TlpA family protein disulfide reductase produces the protein MSTVRLAVLMVAILTLLSACSNAGTGAQAGNFDFVSPGGKTVIYYDPADSRSTIGALSGPDLMTDETVSLSDFTGKIVVINVWGSWCAPCRTETPELELAFNEYRSRGVEFLGIDVRDDLQAARDFKTDRNVSYPSIFDPEMRTLIALGRNYPTSVVPTTMVLDRQHRVAAVYLMALLADDLRPLLNRLLSES, from the coding sequence ATGAGCACCGTGCGACTGGCGGTCCTCATGGTCGCGATCCTGACACTACTGTCTGCCTGCTCGAACGCGGGAACTGGTGCGCAAGCTGGGAACTTCGACTTCGTATCGCCCGGCGGCAAGACAGTCATCTACTACGACCCAGCGGACTCGCGAAGCACTATCGGAGCGTTGAGCGGTCCGGATCTGATGACAGACGAAACCGTCAGCCTGTCCGACTTCACCGGCAAGATCGTCGTCATCAACGTTTGGGGATCATGGTGTGCCCCGTGCCGCACCGAGACTCCCGAACTCGAACTGGCCTTTAATGAATACCGTTCCCGCGGCGTCGAGTTCCTTGGCATCGACGTTCGCGACGATCTCCAGGCAGCACGTGACTTCAAGACCGACCGCAACGTCAGCTACCCATCCATCTTCGACCCCGAGATGCGCACCCTCATCGCCCTGGGCCGCAACTATCCCACCAGTGTGGTTCCCACCACCATGGTGCTTGATCGCCAACACCGAGTGGCAGCGGTCTACCTGATGGCTTTACTCGCCGACGACCTAAGACCGCTGCTGAATCGCCTTCTGTCGGAATCCTAG